The Chitinispirillum alkaliphilum genome includes a window with the following:
- a CDS encoding Phosphate regulon transcriptional regulatory protein PhoB (SphR): protein MAQKNVLLIEDDEDIIELITYNLNRDGYKITSVTSGEDGLRRLKMEIPSIILLDLMLPGIDGLEVCRTIKGDSATKNIPVIMLTAKGEDADIVTGLEMGADDYMVKPFSPRVLLARIKSVLRRKTREELHCSAELTFNNMCIHPGRHEVVIDDRRIDLTYTEFALLYHLAARPGWVFSRYQIVEAIRGDDYPVTDRSVDVTVVGLRKKLGSYGEYIKTVRGVGYKFVESDEL, encoded by the coding sequence GTGGCCCAGAAAAATGTACTGTTAATCGAAGATGATGAAGATATTATTGAACTGATTACCTACAATCTCAACAGAGATGGCTATAAGATCACCTCGGTGACATCTGGTGAGGACGGGCTGAGGAGATTAAAAATGGAAATTCCCTCCATAATTCTTCTTGATCTGATGCTTCCCGGAATCGATGGCCTTGAGGTTTGCAGAACAATAAAAGGTGATTCTGCCACAAAAAACATACCTGTAATAATGCTTACCGCCAAGGGTGAAGATGCAGACATTGTTACCGGACTTGAAATGGGTGCAGATGACTACATGGTAAAGCCTTTCAGCCCCCGGGTTCTTTTAGCCAGAATAAAAAGCGTTCTCAGGCGCAAAACCAGAGAGGAACTTCATTGCAGCGCGGAACTTACTTTTAACAATATGTGTATTCACCCCGGGCGTCATGAAGTGGTCATTGATGACAGACGCATTGACCTCACCTATACCGAATTTGCTCTTCTGTACCATCTTGCAGCGCGACCTGGATGGGTGTTTTCGAGATATCAGATTGTTGAAGCGATCAGGGGTGATGATTACCCGGTTACAGACCGCAGTGTGGATGTTACGGTGGTTGGCTTGAGAAAAAAACTTGGCTCCTATGGCGAATACATAAAGACTGTTCGCGGGGTTGGCTATAAATTTGTTGAAAGTGATGAGTTGTGA